From Zhongshania aliphaticivorans, one genomic window encodes:
- a CDS encoding TonB-dependent receptor translates to MNATIKTIGKIKKGFKIMIRAKRIFTVVTIQFLLTSSLQAQTSSRQIEEVVVTSQKRAQDVRDVPISIAVVSEEMIDKVGISDVGELSQVVPNLVITMTTTRGFVSMRGLGSGSNKGFERSVAMQIDGIYYGRQEYLFETLADTKQVEVLRGPQGTLFGKNAIAGALNITTGQPSPDFTGRIAVQGGDYDRQRVRVAVAGPVIEDVVNARISWDGDTMDGSIKNTTFDLDPAQNPHRGDIDPELRSQDFGIGRFKLSFPNIVEGLDLNLSATKTRIYGNSIGLQLTQAEDYTLDLYRKYDPQVEDDPSDFRGSINERETSLREGETYTAQFDYYVGEYQISAILGTSEFDKGSIFDADFGPIDAIVLADDDHYEQRSAELRLVSPEGPFEYVAGLFYFENQIVGDGRIIINPNRVIEMIGAAQTSGATNLLPLNMPILSGLLDSIGNQKRNNIRLFDQETESYAVFSQSTWNVTDSLALILGLRYSEEEKRAKQILAYNDVASQALFNVFLGESAYDTTGVRQENDFSPKFSVRYDLNDEISLYATYATAFKAGGFNEQAVDDTNLEFEPENAKTYEAGVKTRFYNGAATLNVGLFYTEFSDLQVSLFDGLNFSVGNAASAISQGVEIDGQLLPTDWFAFTGSLAYLDATYSEYKDGQCPANGGTSATSDSTCDLTGRELPRAPKWEVSVSNLISFTRMSSWLDDALPIDIGIGLFATYRAQQYLTTDLDPADAMGGHTELSAALSFTDEAEHWDFTVSVKNISNKIILAGSNDVPLQPGSHSGVISEPRRVFAELKYEW, encoded by the coding sequence ATGAACGCAACCATTAAAACCATTGGCAAAATAAAAAAGGGATTTAAGATTATGATCCGTGCTAAACGCATTTTCACCGTAGTTACGATTCAGTTTTTACTGACAAGTTCTCTGCAGGCACAAACGAGTTCGAGGCAGATTGAAGAGGTTGTAGTCACTTCGCAAAAACGTGCGCAAGATGTCAGGGATGTGCCTATCTCCATTGCGGTAGTCAGTGAAGAAATGATCGACAAAGTCGGTATCTCAGATGTTGGTGAACTCAGCCAAGTGGTGCCAAATTTGGTTATTACCATGACGACAACCCGTGGATTTGTGTCTATGCGCGGCTTGGGTTCTGGTAGTAATAAGGGCTTCGAGCGTTCGGTTGCTATGCAGATTGACGGTATTTACTACGGTCGTCAGGAATATCTTTTCGAGACGCTAGCTGACACTAAGCAAGTTGAGGTGTTGCGAGGGCCGCAGGGTACTTTGTTCGGCAAAAACGCGATTGCCGGAGCATTAAATATTACCACCGGTCAGCCAAGTCCTGACTTCACAGGGCGTATTGCCGTGCAGGGAGGGGATTATGATCGACAGCGAGTAAGAGTGGCTGTCGCGGGTCCAGTAATTGAGGATGTTGTGAATGCGCGTATTTCATGGGACGGCGATACCATGGACGGGTCAATCAAAAATACAACCTTCGATCTTGATCCTGCACAAAATCCCCATCGTGGCGATATAGACCCAGAGTTGCGTAGTCAAGATTTCGGCATTGGCCGATTTAAATTGAGTTTCCCGAACATAGTTGAAGGTTTGGATTTAAATCTTTCCGCAACGAAAACGCGGATTTACGGCAACTCCATCGGACTTCAGCTAACACAAGCAGAAGATTATACGCTGGATTTGTACCGCAAATATGACCCTCAGGTTGAAGATGATCCGAGTGATTTTAGAGGTTCAATAAACGAACGCGAGACTTCTCTAAGAGAGGGAGAAACATATACGGCCCAATTTGATTACTACGTGGGTGAGTACCAAATATCGGCAATACTAGGCACCTCGGAATTCGATAAGGGTTCTATTTTTGATGCGGATTTCGGCCCTATTGATGCCATCGTTTTGGCAGATGATGATCACTATGAACAACGCAGCGCAGAATTACGTTTGGTTTCTCCTGAGGGTCCATTTGAGTATGTCGCAGGCTTATTTTACTTTGAGAATCAAATTGTCGGAGATGGCAGAATTATTATTAACCCCAACCGTGTTATTGAGATGATAGGTGCGGCCCAAACTTCGGGAGCGACAAATCTATTACCGTTAAATATGCCAATACTGAGCGGCTTATTAGATTCTATTGGAAATCAAAAGCGCAATAATATTCGCCTATTTGATCAAGAGACAGAGTCCTATGCTGTCTTCTCTCAAAGTACGTGGAATGTAACTGATTCTCTCGCATTAATTTTGGGTTTGCGTTATTCCGAAGAGGAAAAACGAGCGAAGCAGATACTGGCTTATAATGATGTCGCGTCGCAGGCGCTTTTTAATGTATTTCTTGGAGAGTCTGCGTATGACACCACAGGCGTTAGGCAGGAGAATGATTTTTCGCCCAAGTTCAGTGTGCGATATGACTTGAATGACGAAATAAGTTTGTACGCTACCTACGCTACCGCATTTAAGGCGGGAGGGTTTAATGAGCAGGCCGTGGACGATACAAACCTAGAATTCGAACCTGAAAATGCGAAGACCTATGAGGCCGGTGTTAAAACTCGGTTTTACAATGGCGCGGCGACACTTAATGTCGGCCTTTTTTATACGGAATTTAGTGATTTGCAGGTGAGTTTATTTGACGGATTAAATTTCTCGGTTGGTAATGCGGCCTCGGCTATCTCCCAAGGTGTCGAAATTGATGGTCAACTTTTACCCACAGATTGGTTTGCTTTTACCGGCTCACTCGCCTACTTGGATGCGACTTACTCAGAGTATAAAGACGGTCAGTGTCCGGCAAATGGTGGCACTAGCGCTACGTCGGACAGTACCTGTGATCTTACCGGCCGCGAGCTTCCGCGAGCGCCAAAATGGGAGGTCAGCGTATCGAACTTAATCAGTTTTACTCGCATGAGTTCATGGCTTGATGACGCGCTTCCCATTGATATTGGAATCGGTTTATTCGCTACCTATAGAGCGCAACAGTATTTGACGACGGATCTTGATCCTGCCGACGCTATGGGTGGTCATACCGAGCTTAGTGCGGCGTTGAGCTTTACCGACGAGGCAGAGCATTGGGACTTTACTGTTTCGGTTAAAAATATATCCAATAAAATAATCTTAGCCGGTTCCAATGATGTCCCGCTTCAGCCTGGATCGCACTCTGGCGTGATTTCTGAGCCGCGTCGAGTATTTGCCGAACTTAAATATGAATGGTGA
- a CDS encoding flavin-containing monooxygenase codes for MTIDQLDAVIIGAGISGVNAAYDLQTKCPQCRYTIIESRESLGGTWDLFKYPGIRSDTDMYSLGYRFKPWTSTKAIGSGSDILNYLRSAARSHDIDKHIRFQRRVISASWCSTRARWDIVIQCVKSGDTERLAARFLFACNGYYSYKEGYTPVFPNQDMFSGDILHPQFWPADYSLAGKKVVVIGSGATAITLAPAMARQSAKVTVLQRSPTYIVSQPEQSFLPKILTLLLPDNGVHALMRMVGILKQTSFYLVAKRFPKLVKSVLLHDIRRRLGKDYPVEKHFTPSYEPWDQRVCVVPNGDLFSAIKAGEVTMVTDHIAGFESGGIRLKSGKIIVADVIVTATGLKMEMLSGMDLAVDGKKVEIGKHFLYRGGMLDSVPNAIFYIGYPNASWTLKTDLLGRFACRLINYMRKERFDYCTPVLPNNSMNQNPLMSLSSGYIVRAIDSIPKAGPKSPWRTSQNYFRDYIELRLKSINNNDLKFFRKN; via the coding sequence GTGACTATCGATCAGTTAGATGCCGTTATAATTGGGGCGGGAATATCAGGTGTTAATGCAGCTTACGATCTGCAAACTAAATGCCCGCAATGTCGCTACACCATTATTGAATCCCGCGAATCGCTTGGGGGAACGTGGGATCTATTTAAGTATCCTGGAATAAGATCTGATACTGATATGTATTCCCTCGGCTATCGCTTTAAACCGTGGACATCTACAAAAGCAATTGGCAGCGGTTCGGATATTCTAAATTATCTGAGATCCGCCGCACGTAGTCACGATATCGACAAGCATATACGTTTTCAGCGGCGAGTTATTTCGGCGAGCTGGTGTTCCACTAGGGCGCGCTGGGATATTGTAATTCAGTGTGTTAAATCGGGTGATACTGAAAGGCTGGCGGCGCGCTTCCTTTTTGCCTGCAACGGATACTACTCTTACAAAGAGGGATACACACCGGTATTCCCAAACCAAGACATGTTTTCTGGCGACATTTTGCACCCCCAATTTTGGCCCGCTGATTATTCTCTTGCTGGTAAGAAAGTCGTTGTTATTGGCAGCGGTGCAACTGCAATTACTTTGGCGCCAGCAATGGCAAGGCAATCGGCAAAAGTAACCGTACTACAGCGGTCACCGACCTATATTGTTTCGCAGCCAGAGCAGTCATTCTTGCCAAAAATACTAACATTGCTGTTACCTGACAACGGTGTTCATGCCTTAATGCGTATGGTGGGAATATTAAAGCAAACCTCGTTTTACCTAGTGGCAAAACGGTTCCCAAAACTTGTTAAGTCAGTGTTACTGCATGATATACGCAGGAGGCTGGGTAAAGATTATCCGGTCGAAAAACACTTTACCCCTTCTTATGAACCATGGGATCAGCGGGTCTGCGTAGTGCCAAACGGAGATCTGTTTAGCGCCATTAAGGCAGGCGAGGTAACGATGGTTACCGATCACATTGCGGGCTTTGAAAGCGGTGGTATAAGGCTTAAATCTGGAAAAATTATAGTCGCAGATGTCATCGTGACAGCGACAGGGCTAAAAATGGAAATGCTGAGTGGTATGGATTTAGCGGTCGACGGTAAGAAGGTCGAGATCGGTAAACATTTTCTTTACAGAGGGGGGATGTTGGACTCCGTTCCAAACGCCATATTCTATATTGGTTATCCCAACGCGTCGTGGACACTTAAGACTGATCTATTAGGCAGGTTCGCGTGCCGGCTAATCAATTACATGAGAAAAGAGCGCTTTGATTATTGCACCCCAGTTTTGCCGAATAACAGTATGAATCAGAATCCATTGATGAGTCTTTCGTCGGGATACATTGTTCGCGCAATAGACAGCATACCGAAAGCTGGGCCAAAGAGCCCGTGGCGAACCAGTCAGAATTACTTTCGTGACTACATCGAGCTGCGGTTAAAGTCGATTAACAATAATGATTTAAAGTTCTTTCGGAAGAATTAA
- a CDS encoding SDR family NAD(P)-dependent oxidoreductase, with protein sequence MNLNNKLAYVSGAGSGIGRETALVLAKSGCRLAITDICEDSLGETASLIGESVVFIHRLDVADESAYRQCADKLIGDIGVPDIVVNNAGVGLTGFFNDCSLLNWQWIIGINLKGVIHGCHFFAPAMLERGSGQIVNISSGLGLFAAPKMSAYCASKYAVVGLSESLRSEFSTSGVGVTVICPGIVNTAITKNMRVASGEQAAVRATTSAMYQRRNYTPDKIAARIVRAIEKNHGVVPVCPETHIAYALKRLSPRFSSAILSRLMAKTLDPSIVRC encoded by the coding sequence ATGAATTTGAACAACAAACTTGCATATGTTAGCGGTGCAGGAAGTGGGATTGGTAGGGAAACCGCGCTTGTGTTGGCAAAGAGCGGATGTCGATTGGCGATAACGGATATCTGTGAGGACTCACTGGGAGAAACCGCGTCACTTATTGGTGAGTCAGTCGTGTTTATCCATAGATTAGATGTGGCGGATGAATCCGCTTATCGCCAGTGTGCAGATAAACTCATTGGCGATATCGGCGTGCCCGATATCGTTGTTAATAACGCAGGAGTCGGATTAACAGGTTTTTTTAATGACTGCTCTCTACTGAATTGGCAGTGGATCATTGGTATTAATTTGAAGGGCGTTATTCACGGCTGTCATTTTTTTGCACCGGCGATGCTAGAGCGTGGTTCGGGCCAAATCGTCAATATTTCGTCTGGTCTTGGTTTGTTCGCCGCCCCCAAAATGTCGGCTTATTGTGCAAGTAAATATGCGGTGGTAGGGCTGAGTGAGTCCTTGAGGTCTGAGTTTTCGACATCGGGAGTTGGCGTTACCGTTATTTGCCCCGGTATCGTGAATACGGCCATTACAAAAAATATGAGAGTAGCGTCCGGGGAGCAGGCTGCGGTAAGGGCGACCACCTCGGCGATGTATCAGCGTCGAAATTATACCCCAGATAAAATTGCGGCTCGCATCGTCCGCGCTATTGAAAAAAATCACGGTGTCGTTCCCGTCTGTCCGGAGACCCATATAGCCTATGCTTTAAAGCGCCTTTCCCCACGTTTTTCTTCAGCAATACTAAGCCGTTTAATGGCTAAGACCTTAGATCCAAGCATAGTAAGATGCTAA
- a CDS encoding DUF1254 domain-containing protein: MRMGMTIYTYGNNMKSHISKSRVSVPLFIALLIAAVISLASIAYIKREQIKAAAHAYVFGYPLVIMDITKQAFVEKMGPENQLFHIERFPPVDFRGVVRPNLDTLYSLAWLNLNDTEMVLSLPAESKRYYLLTILDAWTNVPATFGTRQGTQDGSSYLLVGPQWRGDTPDGLELVRLPTNMSWILARIQTNGEKDYPIVNTQQRSMSLVSLADWRAGKKPLPVKNWDQEDMPEEPIYQLEKMSAKAFMGHLISLMDKNPPFEEDTVMVKTLEREIVSPNSWGLLDQWAISTGVWLAKYKLKEARQDVFERAGWQNPPMELGNYGNDYALRAFIGMVGLGANRPEDAMYPTARTDADGEKLSSSEDYVIHFDFGETPPVNAFWSITLYDEEGYLVDNKINRYALGDRDDLYFNADGSLDLYIQRHEPAGERARNWLPSGDAPIFSLTARLYWAKPAALSGQWRLPLVKKQQ; encoded by the coding sequence ATGAGAATGGGTATGACGATATATACATATGGAAATAATATGAAATCACACATTTCTAAGTCTAGGGTCTCTGTGCCCCTGTTTATTGCGCTTTTAATCGCCGCCGTTATTTCGCTAGCGAGCATTGCATATATTAAGCGCGAGCAAATTAAAGCTGCAGCGCACGCCTATGTTTTCGGCTACCCGCTGGTAATAATGGATATTACCAAGCAGGCCTTCGTGGAGAAGATGGGGCCGGAAAACCAACTTTTTCATATTGAGCGTTTTCCGCCGGTAGATTTTAGAGGAGTCGTAAGGCCGAATTTGGACACCTTGTATTCCTTAGCGTGGTTAAATTTAAATGATACGGAAATGGTGCTAAGTCTACCAGCGGAATCAAAGCGCTACTATCTTTTAACTATTTTAGATGCGTGGACAAATGTACCGGCTACCTTTGGTACGCGACAGGGAACGCAAGATGGCTCAAGTTATCTTTTGGTTGGACCGCAGTGGCGGGGCGATACACCAGATGGCTTAGAGCTAGTTAGATTGCCGACTAATATGTCTTGGATTCTCGCCCGAATACAAACAAATGGCGAGAAAGATTATCCCATTGTTAATACGCAGCAAAGGTCGATGTCATTGGTGTCTTTAGCCGATTGGCGCGCAGGTAAAAAACCGCTACCAGTTAAGAATTGGGATCAGGAAGATATGCCTGAAGAGCCGATTTATCAATTGGAGAAAATGTCAGCAAAGGCATTTATGGGGCATTTGATATCATTAATGGACAAAAATCCTCCCTTTGAGGAAGATACTGTCATGGTGAAAACATTAGAGCGAGAAATAGTTAGTCCAAACTCGTGGGGATTGTTAGACCAGTGGGCCATATCGACCGGAGTTTGGTTAGCAAAATACAAGCTCAAAGAGGCCCGTCAAGATGTATTTGAGAGGGCTGGCTGGCAAAATCCGCCGATGGAACTGGGTAACTACGGCAATGACTACGCATTGCGCGCTTTTATCGGGATGGTAGGTTTGGGTGCTAACCGGCCGGAAGATGCGATGTACCCCACCGCACGTACTGACGCGGACGGCGAGAAATTGAGCTCATCGGAAGATTACGTTATACATTTTGATTTTGGCGAAACACCACCAGTCAACGCATTTTGGTCAATTACCCTGTATGACGAAGAGGGCTATTTAGTCGACAATAAAATAAATCGTTATGCGCTTGGTGATCGCGATGACCTTTATTTTAATGCCGATGGCTCGCTTGATTTGTATATCCAGCGACATGAGCCTGCCGGAGAGAGGGCAAGAAATTGGCTGCCTTCCGGTGATGCTCCAATATTTTCGCTAACAGCGCGTTTGTATTGGGCAAAACCAGCGGCCTTGTCGGGCCAGTGGAGGCTGCCCTTAGTCAAGAAACAGCAGTAA
- a CDS encoding HupE/UreJ family protein translates to MKYVLSLFLILVCMPAHSHTLAPSLLEIKELTNNIFDVLWRTPSSREFQRPQPTLPQSCGTISPLNDRITGSAFEITWQISCPQGLDNQDISIVGLTSSRTAALIKIELADKRSYNQLIRHDDQTFTVPATASTLKSVVQYFLLGIEHILIGLDHLLFVTGLLLLATSWQQLLLTVSAFTIGHSVTLVFVSLGIIPNIAVWVELAIAATILYLAIYLSYGKRHGVHTRWPLIVIFGLIHGLGFATVLKELGLPQTDVVASLVAFNIGIEAGQLLFVVGLGALLKIISMASGRTEWLMRKVAVYTMGGMAVFWCLDRGYGLWVGSQYYW, encoded by the coding sequence ATGAAATATGTACTGAGTTTATTCTTAATCCTAGTTTGCATGCCGGCCCACTCGCACACTTTGGCGCCATCACTACTAGAAATAAAAGAGCTGACTAATAATATATTTGATGTTCTATGGCGCACGCCATCGAGCAGAGAGTTTCAACGCCCGCAGCCAACACTTCCTCAAAGCTGCGGCACTATTAGCCCACTGAACGATAGGATAACTGGAAGTGCTTTCGAAATAACTTGGCAGATAAGCTGCCCTCAGGGCTTAGACAATCAAGATATTAGCATTGTAGGTTTAACATCGAGTAGGACGGCGGCGCTAATCAAAATCGAGCTTGCCGACAAACGCTCTTACAATCAACTAATACGGCACGATGATCAAACCTTCACCGTTCCCGCCACTGCGAGTACGCTAAAGTCTGTCGTTCAATATTTCCTCCTAGGCATTGAGCATATTCTTATTGGTTTAGACCACCTGCTTTTTGTAACCGGACTGCTATTACTTGCAACGTCATGGCAACAACTTTTGCTAACGGTTAGTGCGTTCACGATAGGTCATAGTGTTACATTAGTATTTGTGAGTCTCGGCATCATCCCCAATATCGCGGTATGGGTCGAACTCGCCATAGCGGCAACCATTCTTTACTTGGCCATTTACCTTAGTTATGGCAAGCGCCATGGCGTTCATACACGTTGGCCACTCATTGTTATCTTCGGCCTAATTCACGGCTTAGGTTTTGCCACCGTATTAAAGGAATTAGGACTTCCACAAACCGATGTCGTTGCAAGCTTAGTGGCATTCAACATTGGCATTGAGGCGGGCCAATTATTATTTGTCGTCGGGCTAGGCGCACTGCTAAAAATCATAAGTATGGCATCCGGTCGAACAGAATGGCTAATGCGCAAAGTCGCAGTCTACACAATGGGAGGAATGGCCGTATTCTGGTGCCTAGATAGAGGCTATGGATTGTGGGTAGGCAGCCAGTATTACTGGTAA
- a CDS encoding transposase has product MPRKPRYYLPDVPVHIVQRGHSREPIFFEAQDYATYAYWLGEGAQKYDVAIHAFVFMTNHIHLLVTPEDGIQISRLMQFIGRRYVPYLNHKYGRSGSAWEGRYKASLVQDEAYLFTVMRYIELNPDDSKTSASKFHKHCESNVKTTP; this is encoded by the coding sequence ATGCCTAGAAAGCCACGCTATTATTTACCGGACGTACCTGTTCATATAGTTCAGCGAGGTCATTCGCGAGAACCAATATTTTTTGAAGCGCAGGACTATGCGACGTATGCGTATTGGTTAGGTGAAGGGGCTCAAAAGTATGATGTCGCCATACATGCCTTCGTATTTATGACTAACCATATCCATCTGCTCGTTACACCTGAGGATGGAATTCAGATAAGCCGGTTGATGCAATTTATCGGAAGACGTTACGTACCGTATCTCAATCACAAATATGGCCGGAGCGGCTCGGCGTGGGAAGGGCGATACAAAGCTAGTCTAGTTCAGGACGAGGCGTATCTTTTTACGGTGATGCGGTACATAGAGTTAAACCCCGACGATTCGAAGACGTCCGCGAGCAAGTTTCACAAACACTGCGAGAGCAACGTGAAAACGACGCCCTAG
- a CDS encoding DUF6988 family protein, which produces MSLEHAESFKILLSLRNFTSAIGLLRLQFECLVRGIWVLYAASETELTKLTAELNEENQKIANKLPMLSEMISQLEKKAPKNAIDPILEFKQYSWKPLSSYVHGGLHAIDRHSKGYPIQILEHALKASNGVNGLTAVFASILTGQPQLTKDVYESFDKFADCFQAKNEIAL; this is translated from the coding sequence GTGTCTTTAGAGCATGCAGAGAGCTTTAAGATTTTATTGTCATTAAGGAATTTCACTTCAGCTATAGGTTTACTTCGCCTTCAATTTGAGTGTTTGGTACGTGGCATATGGGTTCTTTATGCAGCTTCTGAAACAGAATTGACCAAGCTAACGGCTGAACTAAACGAAGAGAACCAAAAAATAGCCAACAAGCTCCCCATGCTGAGTGAAATGATTAGCCAGCTTGAAAAGAAAGCTCCAAAAAATGCTATTGATCCAATCCTAGAGTTTAAACAATATTCTTGGAAGCCATTAAGTTCCTATGTGCATGGCGGTCTACACGCGATTGACCGCCATAGCAAAGGCTATCCCATCCAAATACTAGAACATGCTCTTAAAGCATCAAATGGTGTAAATGGATTAACTGCTGTGTTTGCATCAATACTAACCGGTCAACCTCAGTTAACCAAAGATGTTTACGAATCATTTGATAAATTTGCAGACTGCTTCCAAGCTAAGAACGAGATCGCTCTATAA